Proteins encoded by one window of Haematobia irritans isolate KBUSLIRL chromosome 2, ASM5000362v1, whole genome shotgun sequence:
- the LOC142224555 gene encoding endothelin-converting enzyme 1-like, with protein MKSYMDADVDPCQDFYQYACGNWESLHGNVQKYVDTIGSLDYTINQRMKIILRGRKMLAKFERNEIYRKVREYLQSCEEQKKFDAKYYLEVEKPWNELKWPEEGELWSAEGKWDIWSTLGKLQLVGFNGFPWTLELRHHNATHFRLELDKMDNLGYTAYEQSLVDRLENSLNPEHRQLAENIQIFMTHLATLHMKHRQIRNEELPLKDLSIKVQNVNFLKYFTVILDSEEQVENLNITITNLDFFRHLGDLVEETSEETLIHTLKIKFLGYMEKQMPKVDMSLYCMHHMRDLVPLALDYIYEQEVYRFHRKTTDAVIKKVFQNMQQKFVEIIEEHEQEFSHAAMELLKAKILKMKLNIGNLPTASNHSFYFEYFQKWQVTPNDFYRNHINALRHYQLEKFKLLQLKVLSPYHSFFIWPYGSPAFQPSANLLIIPHAYLRFPLFHPRFHDLFLYAELGNTLGHEIIHAFDVNGLKYDAEGNPTASLIASLPDEFFQSLECLNQQRSESLNEKIADISGFRLAYDTYFQNYSDAEFQAPIELTNKQLFFIKFAQFFCAISPKHISYDNSHDTPFLRVPQVVANHQDFEMVFNCSSKNSRSKLKKCNLW; from the coding sequence ATGAAGAGCTATATGGATGCAGACGTTGATCCCTGCCAAGATTTCTACCAATATGCCTGTGGTAATTGGGAAAGTTTACATGGCAATGTCCAAAAATATGTGGATACCATAGGAAGCTTGGACTATACCATCAATCAGAGAATGAAAATAATTCTAAGAGGAAGAAAAATGCTGgccaaatttgaaagaaatgaaATATATCGTAAGGTGCGTGAATATCTACAAAGTTGCGAGGAACAAAAGAAATTCGATGCTAAATATTATTTGGAGGTTGAAAAACCCTGGAATGAACTGAAATGGCCTGAAGAAGGAGAACTCTGGAGTGCTGAGGGTAAATGGGATATTTGGTCTACCTTGGGTAAATTGCAGCTAGTGGGCTTTAATGGATTTCCCTGGACTTTGGAATTGAGACATCACAATGCCACACATTTCCGATTGGAATTGGATAAAATGGATAATCTGGGCTATACAGCCTATGAACAAAGTCTAGTGGATCGTTTGGAAAATTCGTTGAATCCCGAACACAGACAATTGGCAGAgaatattcaaattttcatgACACATTTGGCCACATTGCATATGAAACATCGCCAGATAAGGAATGAAGAATTACCTTTGAAAGATTTGAGCATTAAAGTGCAAAATGTGAATTTCCTGAAATATTTTACAGTGATTTTGGATTCCGAAGAACAagtggaaaatttaaatatcaccatAACAAATTTAGATTTCTTTCGTCATCTGGGAGATCTAGTTGAAGAAACTTCCGAAGAAACCTTGATTCACACCCTCAAGATTAAATTTTTAGGCTATATGGAAAAACAAATGCCCAAAGTGGATATGAGCCTATACTGTATGCATCATATGAGAGATCTGGTCCCCTTGGCCTTGGATTATATCTATGAGCAAGAAGTCTATCGTTTTCATAGGAAAACCACCGATGCAGTTataaagaaagtttttcaaaatatgcaacaaaaatttgtggaaataatTGAAGAACATGAGCAAGAATTTTCCCACGCAGCCATGGAATTACTTAAggccaaaatattaaaaatgaaattaaatattggcaATTTACCCACGGCGAGTAATCacagtttttattttgaatatttccaaAAGTGGCAAGTTACTCCCAATGATTTCTATCGTAATCACATAAATGCCTTACGAcattatcaattggaaaaattcAAGCTATTGCAATTGAAAGTCCTCAGTCCTTATCACTCGTTTTTCATATGGCCTTATGGATCTCCGGCCTTTCAACCTTCGGCCAATTTACTTATAATACCCCATGCCTATTTGCGATTTCCTTTATTTCATCCTAGATTCCATGACCTCTTCCTCTATGCTGAATTGGGTAATACCTTGGGTCATGAAATTATCCATGCCTTTGATGTGAATGGTCTTAAATATGATGCTGAGGGTAATCCTACTGCCAGCTTGATAGCTTCTTTACCCGATGAATTTTTCCAATCTCTGGAATGCCTCAATCAACAACGTTCCGAaagtttgaatgaaaaaattgccGATATAAGTGGTTTTCGTTTGGCCTATGATacatatttccaaaattattcGGATGCGGAATTTCAAGCCCCCATTGAGTTGACCAATAAGcagttgttttttattaaatttgcccAATTCTTTTGTGCCATTAGCCCTAAACATATTAGCTATGATAATAGTCATGATACACCATTTCTTAGAGTACCTCAAGTGGTAGCCAATCATCAGGATTTTGAGATGGTATTCA